A single window of Toxotes jaculatrix isolate fToxJac2 chromosome 4, fToxJac2.pri, whole genome shotgun sequence DNA harbors:
- the fbxo8 gene encoding F-box only protein 8 has translation MGQALWRLPPRQQQQLQEELADRLADQGGGGRREQDGGPQRRAPQHCYGPDIYHLLRTRRGGKEQHGFIDLEMLPPELGITILSYLNATDLCLAGCVWQDLGNDEYLWQGLCKSTWGHCSIYNRRLPAGFSYRRLYLQLDEGSLTFNANPQEGISYFMSKGILLDHPTELAKFIFYTRRLNWKMLRIYLDERRDVLDELVTLHNFSNQFLPNALRDFFRHIHAPEERGEYLETLITKFSHRFCTCNPGLVRDLGLSPDAVYVLCYSLILLSIDLTSPHVKNKMSKREFIRNTRRAAHNVSDDFVGHLYDNIYLIGHVAA, from the exons ATGGGTCAGGCACTTTGGAGGCTGCCTCccagacaacagcagcagcttcaggaagAGCTAGCCGACCGACTGGCTgaccaaggaggaggaggaagacgagagCAAG ATGGTGGTCCCCAGAGAAGAGCTCCTCAGCACTGTTATGGCCCTGACATCTACCATCTGCTGAGAACACGCCGGGGAG GTAAAGAGCAGCATGGGTTTATCGATTTGGAGATGCTGCCACCTGAGTTAGGGATCACCATACTCTCCTACTTGAATGCTACTGATCTGTGCCTGGCCGGCTGTGTGTGGCAGGACCTGGGAAATGATGAATATCTATGGCAGGG GCTATGTAAGTCCACATGGGGACACTGCTCCATCTACAACAGAAGACTACCTGCTGGTTTCTCCTACAGAAGACTATACCTGCAATTAGATGAAGGCAGCCTGACGTTCAATGCTAACCCACAGGAG ggtATCAGTTATTTTATGTCTAAAGGTATACTACTGGACCATCCTACTGAGCTGGCTAAGTTCATCTTCTACACCAGACGGCTCAACTGGAAGATGCTGAGGATTTATCTGGACGAGAG ACGGGACGTCCTGGACGAGTTGGTGACCCTCCATAATTTTAGTAACCAGTTCCTCCCCAATGCACTACGGGACTTCTTCAGACACATCCATGCACCAGAAGAGAGGGGGGAGTATCTGGAAACACTCATCACCAAGTTCAGCCACAGGTTTTGTACCTGTAATCCAGGCCTAGTCCGAGACCTGGGGCTCAGTCCTG ATGCCGTATATGTGCTGTGCTACAGTCTGATCCTGCTGTCCATCGACCTGACCAGTCCCCAcgtcaaaaacaaaatgtccaaGAGGGAGTTTATCAGGAACACTCGCCGAGCAGCGCACAATGTCTCAGATGACTTCGTAGGCCACCTCTATGACAACATATACCTGATTGGCCATGTGGCAGCATAG